Below is a window of Candidatus Neomarinimicrobiota bacterium DNA.
CATTCATATAGACCGTCCGGTTAAAGGGCCGCTTTTCATTTGTCAGTCGACGTGACGGGGCTTCGACCAAATTAATCTCCATTGGACTTACCTGGGTCAATTCCTCTTCCCGGGGTTCCTCCGCAGCAACGGGTACGGTGACCTCCTCATCATCGGCTGCTTTAGTAGCCGTGGCGTCAGCGGGAGCCACGTTCAACGGCATTACTTCAGACGTTGATACCCGGGCCTCCTCCGGGTGAGAGATCGGCTCCCTTGCCAACAGATCGGCTATCATGCCGCGCAAGTCCTCATTCTCTTGCCTCAGGCTCCCCACCTCCCTCTCAAAAGCGGCCTCAAGAGTCTCAATCTTTTGGCTAATTCGATTCAATGTTTGCTGCATTTCTCTCGTGGATGCAATAAAGACAGATCCGCTGGGTGCCTTATCGACAAAGAATTTTACTTTCTCCGGGGGCGCTTTCACGAGCCGGGTAACTTCTTCATCCCCTGTAGCCGATTCAATCACAATTCCCAGATCGAGAAAGAAAATGTCATTCCCCACGGGTCCCGCTGACTGGCCGGCCAGATAGCCTGAAAGTACCATCGCAAAAGCGAGATTTCGCAGCAGATAGATCATGGCGCGAACGATGCTCATTCGTACTCTTCCCAATCTATCGTATAAGAATAGCCGATATACGACCCAAATTCTGCGGGTATGACGAGTTCAAATGTCCCAGTTGCCCCCGGGAGAAGAGAGGAGTCCGTGGTGATACCAGAGTCGAAGGAATAGTAACTTCCCGAGACAAAAGAGGTCAGGGTTTGAGTTTCACCACTCCAGTTCTTCCTGAATACAAAATTCACTTTGACAAAATCTGACCGGCGGCCACCAATGTTCTTCACCTGGCCGGAAAAAGTGGTATTGTTGGACCGGTCCCTTTTTTCGGAAATATTTCCCATGAGAACAATATTGGCCGCTCGATCCCTGGCGGCAAGCCGTTCCGTGGGTTCTCCTGCCACATAGCGAGGTTGTGCCAGCTTCGGCATGGGAGGTGGACTGTAGGTCTCCCGAATCTGTTCGGGAATATATTCCGGCTCCTCCTCCGCAATAACGTTTTCCACAATCCGAACCACCTGGCTCCGGTCTATCACCAGATACCCTACCAACGTCTCGACTTTCAAGATTTCCTCATCTTGATACACGACTTTTCCAAAGACAGTGCTTCCGTTGTCTAGAATAATCTCTTTGCTGTAAATGGAGAGGGGATTCGTCCACATTTCACTTCTCGCCTGAAGATCCCGAACCTGGCCTCCCAGATGATCCATTTCCGCCGCCAGTTTCTTCAGTTCAAAACTGAGTTCGGTGGTGACATATTCTTCCTGTGGCAACCGCTCAGCTTCTTTCCCTGCGGCAGCCGCTCCCGTTTCACCGGGCTTTTTCGCCACGACCAATGACAGTTCAATTTCCTGGTCTTCATCGGCCACCGCGAAATCGAGGGAGGCGGAACCTGCATCCTCCTCGGTCGCCTTCACACTATACCTGCCGGGCGACACCTTCTTAAACTCAAACTTACCCTTACCACCGAACCGCTTCCCCGTTGAGGTTTGGTCCACCTCTCCCCCGTCTGCATCGAGAAGCACCACGTCAGCAGCAGGTACTTTTTCCCCCTCTTGGTCTTTCACGACACCGCTGACGGTGTACGTCTCATCCTGAGCGACCAGGAATGACCCCACAAGGGCTGTAGCAAAAACAATAAGGATAAAGTTCTTGGCAGGTTGTTTCATGCGAGTACCTCGGATTTACCTCGTATTCAACCCCAGATTTCGAAAAGCCGTTAGGCGTCATAGAGTGTAAACCCTCCGGTTCAAAATGTCAAGAGAAAAGGTCCGGAGGCTAAATGGGGCCCGAAAACGGCCCGTGGTCCGGATGGGCGGGATTTGTATCCTAGAACGTATAGTTGAGAGAGGCTCTGATAAGAGTGCTCCTTTTGGACTCGCCGTCAATCTTTTTGAATCGCAATCCCCCATCGAAGCGAGCCCGGAGATATTCGGTGATCCGGTAATTGACTCCTGCACGGATCCCCAGCCGGCTGAATTCCTCGTTCCCCGTACCCGAGGTACGATTGATCCCCGCCAAAAGCTTGAGTCGATTCCCCAGCACATCATACGTTCCACTCAGGGTTACATTGGTAATATTCTGACCGCCATAATCATAGGCAAAATCCTCGGGGATGCCAAATGTGCTTCTGTTCACCGAAACAATCGCAGTGGTTTTCAGAGGAAAGGGGTATTCCGTCATCACAGACAGATTGATCACATCTGATTTCAGATTCGGGGATACAAAGGTGGAATCGAAGAACAGCGTATCCCCAGTAAGATTCGTACCGAAGTATGGGGCGGAAGGGCGGTCATCAAACTGATCCGCCCGGTCAAGCAAAACGTAGTTGACTGACAGGTTGTGATTGAACCCCGAGAAGCTCACTCGGTGGGTGAGTCCAAAACTGGCATTGACACTTTTCGTGAAATTGCGAAGGTCCTCCAGGTCGATTCTTCGTGCCTCAGGATCGACGTTTACCGTATCCAGGGTCGTTTTACCGTTATCGCGGTCCTGAACCCGGTAGCTCAACGCGAAAGAAGGGAGATCCCCTCCCGGGTAAATTCCCGCGTTCATAGTTACCGTATTTGTTGTGGTCACGTCCGTCACCACACGGAGAATGTCATCATCCTGATGCTTATAGATAAGGTTGAGAAGAAGGCGATTCTGGAAAAACCCGACTCTGTCTGAAATCGTATATTGCCGATTGTTTTTCTGAATATAGGGATTGCCCAGTGAATTGAACTCGGGGCCCACCTGCACGAATTCGAAACTGAGGCGATTCTGAAGTAAATTG
It encodes the following:
- a CDS encoding tetratricopeptide repeat protein, coding for MSIVRAMIYLLRNLAFAMVLSGYLAGQSAGPVGNDIFFLDLGIVIESATGDEEVTRLVKAPPEKVKFFVDKAPSGSVFIASTREMQQTLNRISQKIETLEAAFEREVGSLRQENEDLRGMIADLLAREPISHPEEARVSTSEVMPLNVAPADATATKAADDEEVTVPVAAEEPREEELTQVSPMEINLVEAPSRRLTNEKRPFNRTVYMNAVFAYQREDFSMALRHFAELYLGDVDDVTAGNVLYWIADCYYQMGEYGETLRTLVAIEPLFRSDKQDDAMILTGLVYRQMGDEIQAIEAFANIIDNYPDSEYLKLAQLELRNAER
- a CDS encoding carboxypeptidase regulatory-like domain-containing protein — protein: MKQPAKNFILIVFATALVGSFLVAQDETYTVSGVVKDQEGEKVPAADVVLLDADGGEVDQTSTGKRFGGKGKFEFKKVSPGRYSVKATEEDAGSASLDFAVADEDQEIELSLVVAKKPGETGAAAAGKEAERLPQEEYVTTELSFELKKLAAEMDHLGGQVRDLQARSEMWTNPLSIYSKEIILDNGSTVFGKVVYQDEEILKVETLVGYLVIDRSQVVRIVENVIAEEEPEYIPEQIRETYSPPPMPKLAQPRYVAGEPTERLAARDRAANIVLMGNISEKRDRSNNTTFSGQVKNIGGRRSDFVKVNFVFRKNWSGETQTLTSFVSGSYYSFDSGITTDSSLLPGATGTFELVIPAEFGSYIGYSYTIDWEEYE